The window GAAGCGGATGAAACCGTTGATATTGTTATTTCCAATCCTCCTTATATTAGTGAAGATGAATGGGAAGACATGGATGAAAGTGTACGAGAGTATGAACCAAAACAAGCCCTTTTTGCTGATAACAATGGCTTATTATGTTACGAGCAAATGATACCTCAAATTAAAGACGTGCTAGCTATCGAAGGACGTGTTTATTTTGAATTTGGTTTTAAGCAAGGACGTGCGATTCAACAATTGTATCAAGAAGCATTTACGACAAAGAAAGTAATGATTTATCAAGATTTAAATGGGCAAGACAGAATGTTAGAAATGAAATAGAGGCGAAATAAAATGGATAAAGGAAATAAATGGACAGCAGATGATGTATCACTTGCAGCAAAAGCGATTCAAGAAGGTGAATTGGTGGCCTTTCCAACAGAAACAGTTTATGGATTAGGCGCTGATGCTACCAATGAAACAGCAGTTAAACAAGTTTATGCTGCTAAAGGTCGTCCTTCAGACAACCCTTTGATTGTTCACATTGCCACTCAACAAGACTTGACACCGTTTGTAAAAGAAATTTCAAATGAAGCAAAACAACTAATGAAGACATTTTGGCCAGGTCCGTTAACGTTGATTTTTGAAATTAAGGAAAATAGTTTACCAATGGCAACAACAGGGGGGCTAACAACGTGTGCTTTTAGAATGCCTGCTAATGATGCAACGCTGATGCTAATTCGTGAAAGTGGTAAAGTATTAGTTGGACCTAGTGCGAACACCTCAGGTAAACCAAGTCCCACAACGGCAGATCATGTCTTACATGATTTAAAAGAGCACATTGCTGGGGTAATTGATGATGGTCAAACGCGTGTAGGTTTAGAATCAACCGTTTTAGATATGACCGTTACGCCTCCAATGATTTTGCGACCTGGAGCCATTACACCAGATGACTTGAAGAAAGTAATCGATGATGTTTCAGTGGATCAGCATTTGTTAAGTGAAACTAGTAAACCCAAAGCACCAGGGATGAAATATCGCCATTATGCACCAGAAGTACCAGTGTATATGATTGATTATAGGCAACAAAATTGGCAAGAAGCAATTACTTGGGCGAAGTCAGACAATAAAAAAATTGGTTTACTGTGTTCAAAAGAATTAGCGCATCCATTTGTGGAAGAAGTAGAGCACATCTTTTATTTATCACAAAATAGTGACGTCAAAGAGAGCATGCATCAATTATTCAACGGGTTACGTTATTTTGATGATAAAGAAGGTATGATTGATATTGTATTTGTTGAAACATTTGCTGATGAAGGAATTGGAATGGCTTATATGAATCGTGTGAGAAAATCTGCGAGTCAAAGATATTATCGATGAGTAGCTATCTGTGTTAAGATAAAGATACTAAACATGCAGGGGAGTTGGATAGTTTATGGATTTTAAACAACAAGATAAGGTGTTATGGGATGCTATTGCAAATGAACAAGAAAGACAAGAGCGTAACATTGAACTAATTGCATCTGAAAATTTTGTGTCAGAAGCGGTAATGGCTGCACAAGGTAGTGTGTTAACGAACAAATATGCAGAAGGTTATCCTAACAGAAGATATTATGGTGGGTGTGAGTACGTAGATGTGGTTGAAAATTTAGCTATTGAACGCGCTAAGCAATTATTTAATGCTAAATTTGCTAATGTACAACCACATTCGGGTTCACAAGCCAATACTGCGGCTTATTTAAGTTTAGTGGAACCAGGAGATACCATTTTAGGAATGGATTTAACCCATGGTGGGCATTTAACTCACGGCTCTCCAGTTAATTTTAGTGGGAAAACATACAATTTTGTGGCATATGGCGTGGATCCATTTACTGAAGTTATTGATTATGATGTGGTATTAATTAAAGCACGTCAAACAAAACCTAAATTGATTGTTGCTGGTGCAAGTGCTTATGGACGCAGCATTGATTTTAAAAAATTCCGTGAAATTGCCGATGAAGTAGGTGCAAAATTAATGGTGGATATGGCGCATATTGCTGGATTAGTTGCTGCAGGTCTACATCAAAACCCAATGGACTATGCCGATGTTGTAACGACTACCACCCATAAAACTTTAAGAGGTCCACGTGGTGGCATGATTTTAACAAATGATGAAGAATTAGCTAAGAAAATCAACAGTGCCATTTTCCCAGGTATTCAGGGAGGTCCACTAGAACATGTGATTGCAGCAAAAGCAGTTGCTTTTCAAGAAGCTTTGCAACCTGAATTTAAAGAGTATCAAGCACAAGTCATTAAAAATGCGCAAGCTATGGCGAATGTTTTCAATAAATCTATTTATGCACGTTTAATCAGTGGTGGTGTAGATAATCATTTACTATTAATTGATGTGAGCAAATACAAATTAACAGGTAAAGAAGCAGAAGCATTACTAGATGAAGTTAATATTACCGTCAATAAAAATACGGTACCATTTGAAACGTTAAGTCCTTTCCAAACAAGTGGTATTCGCATTGGAACACCAGCGATTACCTCACGAGGATTTAATGAAGAAGATGCAGAAAAAGTTGCAGATTTAATCAATGAAATGTTGATGAATCCAACCAATCAATCAATGAAAGAAGCTGTTAGACGAGAAGTAAGTGAATTAACAGCTAAATATCCTCTTTATAAATAATGTGTCTTTTAAAGAAGCGTAATACCAAGTATTAGGCTTCTTTTTTAGAGGGTGCTAATTTGTTCAATAAAAAATTTAATTAGTATATGAAATGTACAAGAAATGTTTGATAGGTAAAACGTTTAATCAAAAAAAGACCTAATTAAATCTAGTTTTTTAATGGTATTTGCTTTACAATAGATAAGAATAAAATTATAGAGGAGAATCGAATATGGGAAAATTTCAAGTTATGGATCATCCATTAATTCAACACAAACTAACAATCATCCGCGATAAAAACTGTGGGACAAAAGTTTTCCGTGAGGTTGTCGACGAAATCGCAATGCTGATGGCATATGAAGTATCACGCGATTTGCCATTAGAACCGATTGAAATCGAAACACCAATGGGTAAGACGGTTCAACAAACAATTGCTGGTAAAAAAGTGGCGATTATTCCGATTCTTCGTGCTGGTATCGGCATGGTGGATGGTATTTTAGAATTAATTCCTGCTGCAAAAGTTGGTCATATCGGTATGTATCGTGATCATGATTCATTGGAACCAGTAGAGTATTTTGTAAAGTTACCATCTGATATTGATACACGTCAATTATTAGTAGTAGACCCAATGTTAGCAACAGGTGGTTCAGCTATCTTGGCTGTTGATGCACTGAAACGTCGCGGTGGAACAAACATTAAATTTGTTTGTTTAGTAGCAGCTCCAGAAGGCGTTAAAGCATTACAAGAAGCTCATCCAGATGTTGATATTATTACAGCAGCATTAGATGAAAAATTAGACGAGAATGGTTACATTTTCCCAGGTTTAGGGGATGCAGGTGACCGTTTATTCGGAACTAAATAAGAACTGATGAAAACACGTAATGATGTCTGATTATTACGTGTTTTTTTATGAATTATTAATGATTAAAAAAAAATGTAAAGAACACTAGGTATAACTTAAGACATCTTGTATAATAGAAAAAGGAAATAAATGAAGAAGAGAGTCGTCGAATATGAATGATAATAAATTTAGTTTGGATAATCGAATTGATTATGGCATTATTTTACCCGTATTTGTCTTATGTATTATCGGATTGATTTCGCAATACGTTGCGTTGTCACTCGTTGATGGAGAAAATATTTTATACCAAATGTTGAAACAGGCATTATGGCTATCTATTGGACTTTTTGCCGTTATTGTACTAATGCAATTCAACATTAAAGTCTGGTGGAAAATCACCCCAGCTCTGTATGCATTAGGTCTGGTACTCATGATTCTGCCACTAAGGTTTTATGATCCCAATGTTGCGGCTTTAACAGGTGCAAAAAACTGGGTCCATTTCGCAGGCTTATCATTCCAGCCCTCAGAGTTAATGAAGATTTCATATCTATTGCTACTTGCTTATATTACCACAAGGCATAATAGAGAAAATAAGCACGAAATAAAAAGCGACTTTCTATTAATAGCGAAGTTATTGCTTGCAACATTACCTGTTGTTATTTTATTAAAACTTCAAAATGACTTTGGGACATTATTAGTGTTTATTGCGATATTTTGTGGGGTCGTATTGATTTCTGGTATTTCATGGAAAATACTATTACCAAGTATCATTACGGCAATCGTCTTAATTGCTGGCATTTTATCATTAGTTGCAACTGATGTAGGCCGAGAGCTGTTGTTTAAATTTGGAGTAAAAGAATATCAATTATCTCGTATTGATTCTTGGTTAAATCCATTTCATGACACAACAGGTGTAAGTTATCAACAAGCTCAGTCGCTAACTGCTATCGGTTCAGGAGGGTTAACGGGGAAAGGGTTTAACGTTTCTCAAGTAGACGTTCCAGTACGCGAATCAGATATGATTTTCACTGTTATTGCGGAGAATTTTGGTTTTGTTGGTGGAGCGTTGGTGATCTTTATGTATTTATTGTTAATTTATCGCTTAATTCGTGTGTGTTTATATACTAACAATGTTTTTTCAACTTATATTTCAACAGGGATTATTATGATGATTTTGTTTCATGTATTTGAGAATATTGGCGCAAGTATTGGCTTATTACCTTTAACAGGTATTCCCTTGCCGTTTATAAGCCAAGGTGGTTCATCACTACTTGGCAATATGATAGGTATTGGTATTATGTTATCAATGAAATTTAATAACGATGTTGAATTTGATCATTAATTGTTTGAAAAACTCTTTTCAAAACTAACTCTTTTGAAAAGAGTTTTTTTAAAATGTTAGTTCAAATAACACGTATATAAAACCGAGTTAAGTGATACGTTATAAATCAAAAAATATTTAGGAGAATAAAATGAAGTTAACACAATTGATTGAATATTTAGTTATTCACGAAACATCATTAACAGAAAAACAAATGACAGAAGATATTTCTTTTATCACACAAGATACTAGAAAAGTTTTGAAAAATTCTTTATTTATTGCGATTAAAGGTGCAACATTTGATGGTCATTCAATGATTGAACAGGCAGTAGAAAAAGGAGCAAAGGCTGTTATTGTTGAACAAGTTCCTACGAATGTAAATTTACCGTATATTTTAGTAGCAGACACCAAAAAAGCAATGGCGCAACTTGCGAATGCATATTATGGTAATCCGAGTGAGACTATCAAAGTAGTAGGTGTAACTGGAACAAATGGTAAAACAACGATTACGCATCTTATCGATCAATTGGCAAGTAGTATCGATAAGAGGACAGGTGTTATTGGTACTATGTATAATAAAGTGGTAAATAAAATTATTCCAACGGCGAACACAACACCCGATAGTATTACTTTGCAACAACTTTTTAATGAAATGAACGAAGAAAATGTAGATGTATGTGCAATGGAAGTGTCTTCTCATGGTTTAATTCACGGACGAACTTGGGGAGTGGATTTTGATATAGCTGTATTTACTAATTTTACACAAGACCATTTAGATTTTCATGAAACGATGGAAAAGTATTTTTACGCAAAATCTCTACTGTTTTCTCAATTAGGTAATGGTTATGATGCAAAACGTAAATTAGCAGTTATTAATATTGATAGCCCTCATGGTAGAGAATTAATGACTTGTACGGCTCAAAATATTTTGACATACGGATGTAGCGATAATGCTAATTTACAAGCACAACATATTACCGTCACTTCTAAAGGGACACGTTTTGATCTTGTTTATAACGGTACGTGTTATCCAGTAACAACGTCATTAATTGGTGATTTTAATGTATACAATATTTTAGCAGCTGTGGGAGCATGTATTGGATTAGAGTATCCACTTGAAGAGGTTATTATGGCAATTACAACTCTTAAACCAGTTAAAGGTCGATTTGAATTAGTAGATAATTGTAAGGAAGCTGTTGCGATAGTTGATTATGCTCATACACCAGATGGATTAGAAAATATTCTACAGACTGCCCAAAAAATTGCAACGAAAAAGATTTATTGTGTGATAGGTTGTGGAGGGGATCGGGATAAAGTGAAGCGACCACTGATGGCTAATATTTCTTTAAAATATGCTGATATGTCAATCTTTACATCTGACAATCCTAGAACTGAAGACCCAATAGACATTTTGAATGACATGTGTGGTCATTTAACGTCTGATAAATTTATTCAATTAGTTGATCGTCAAGAGGCAATTGAATATGCATTAGCTCAAGCAGAGCCCGGTGATCTTGTTATTGTTGCAGGTAAAGGACATGAAAATTATCAAATAATGGGTAAAGAAAAAGTCTATTTTGATGACTGTGAAATGATTAAAGGGTTTGTTAATAAGGAGTCGTTATGAGGTATATAAAGGAAAATTTAGCGTCAATCAAGTTGTTAACTGGCATAATCATCGGTGGGCTATTAGGTGTTTTTTTTGGCGAAAAGATGATGGTTGTAGAGCCGATTGGCCAACTCTTTTTGAACTTTTTATTTATGATTCTTGTGCCATTAGTGTTTTTTAGTGTATCAAGTTCGATTGCTAATATGGAAGGTGGTAAGCGTTTAGGCAAAATCATGCTGTATACTATGCTAGTTTTTATTATGACAGCGATGATTTCAGCAATTATTGCTTACTTAGGCGTTAGAATATATCCTTTAATTGATAGTAATCACTTTAATGTTGAATCGGTGATTGAGCAGTTAGGAGAGGTCACTATACAAAAGGATCTTTCAATGGCTGATCGTATCGTCGGTATGCTGTCAGTAGAAGATTTTCAAGGCTTATTTTCTAAGAATAACATGTTAGCTGTTATTATATTTTCTATCATAGTAGGTTTGGCAACGTTAAACACAAGTGTTGATAATACAACATTTAAAGACTTTTTAAATGCAGGTAATACTATGATTATGAAAGTAGTTGATTATATCATGTATTTAGCTCCTATTGGTTTAGGGTGTTACTTTGCTTCAAGTATTGGTCAGTTAGGTAGTCAACTAATTAACGGTTATGCTAGAACGATGTTACTTTATTGTCTAATAAGTATTATTTACTTTTTTGGTGTGATGACATTTTATGCTTTTATTGCAAATGGTAAAACAGGTATTAAGGATTTTTGGGCTAATATTACGACACCAGCACTAACGGCGATTGCTACGTGTTCATCCGCGGCATCTATTCCGGTTAATATCGAATTTACTAAAAAAATGAATGTTGCAGATGATATTGCGGAGACGGTGATCCCTTTGGGTGCAAACACACATAAAGATGGATCAGTCATTGGTGGGGTGTTCAAAATAGCCTTTTTATTTGTTTTATTTGGTCGTGATATTACGACGATTGAAAATATAATAGCCATTATTTTTGGTGGTTTCTTTGTTGGCTTAGTGATGGGGTCAATACCAGGTGGTGGCGCGATTGCAGAAACGATGATTGCGGTGTTTTTTGGCTTTCCAACGGAGACAGTGCCCTTAATTATGATCATCAGTACTATTATTGATATTCCAGCAACCTTATTAAATTCAGCTGG is drawn from Vagococcus xieshaowenii and contains these coding sequences:
- a CDS encoding L-threonylcarbamoyladenylate synthase, with protein sequence MDKGNKWTADDVSLAAKAIQEGELVAFPTETVYGLGADATNETAVKQVYAAKGRPSDNPLIVHIATQQDLTPFVKEISNEAKQLMKTFWPGPLTLIFEIKENSLPMATTGGLTTCAFRMPANDATLMLIRESGKVLVGPSANTSGKPSPTTADHVLHDLKEHIAGVIDDGQTRVGLESTVLDMTVTPPMILRPGAITPDDLKKVIDDVSVDQHLLSETSKPKAPGMKYRHYAPEVPVYMIDYRQQNWQEAITWAKSDNKKIGLLCSKELAHPFVEEVEHIFYLSQNSDVKESMHQLFNGLRYFDDKEGMIDIVFVETFADEGIGMAYMNRVRKSASQRYYR
- the glyA gene encoding serine hydroxymethyltransferase, encoding MDFKQQDKVLWDAIANEQERQERNIELIASENFVSEAVMAAQGSVLTNKYAEGYPNRRYYGGCEYVDVVENLAIERAKQLFNAKFANVQPHSGSQANTAAYLSLVEPGDTILGMDLTHGGHLTHGSPVNFSGKTYNFVAYGVDPFTEVIDYDVVLIKARQTKPKLIVAGASAYGRSIDFKKFREIADEVGAKLMVDMAHIAGLVAAGLHQNPMDYADVVTTTTHKTLRGPRGGMILTNDEELAKKINSAIFPGIQGGPLEHVIAAKAVAFQEALQPEFKEYQAQVIKNAQAMANVFNKSIYARLISGGVDNHLLLIDVSKYKLTGKEAEALLDEVNITVNKNTVPFETLSPFQTSGIRIGTPAITSRGFNEEDAEKVADLINEMLMNPTNQSMKEAVRREVSELTAKYPLYK
- the upp gene encoding uracil phosphoribosyltransferase, translating into MGKFQVMDHPLIQHKLTIIRDKNCGTKVFREVVDEIAMLMAYEVSRDLPLEPIEIETPMGKTVQQTIAGKKVAIIPILRAGIGMVDGILELIPAAKVGHIGMYRDHDSLEPVEYFVKLPSDIDTRQLLVVDPMLATGGSAILAVDALKRRGGTNIKFVCLVAAPEGVKALQEAHPDVDIITAALDEKLDENGYIFPGLGDAGDRLFGTK
- a CDS encoding FtsW/RodA/SpoVE family cell cycle protein, yielding MNDNKFSLDNRIDYGIILPVFVLCIIGLISQYVALSLVDGENILYQMLKQALWLSIGLFAVIVLMQFNIKVWWKITPALYALGLVLMILPLRFYDPNVAALTGAKNWVHFAGLSFQPSELMKISYLLLLAYITTRHNRENKHEIKSDFLLIAKLLLATLPVVILLKLQNDFGTLLVFIAIFCGVVLISGISWKILLPSIITAIVLIAGILSLVATDVGRELLFKFGVKEYQLSRIDSWLNPFHDTTGVSYQQAQSLTAIGSGGLTGKGFNVSQVDVPVRESDMIFTVIAENFGFVGGALVIFMYLLLIYRLIRVCLYTNNVFSTYISTGIIMMILFHVFENIGASIGLLPLTGIPLPFISQGGSSLLGNMIGIGIMLSMKFNNDVEFDH
- a CDS encoding UDP-N-acetylmuramoyl-L-alanyl-D-glutamate--2,6-diaminopimelate ligase; translation: MKLTQLIEYLVIHETSLTEKQMTEDISFITQDTRKVLKNSLFIAIKGATFDGHSMIEQAVEKGAKAVIVEQVPTNVNLPYILVADTKKAMAQLANAYYGNPSETIKVVGVTGTNGKTTITHLIDQLASSIDKRTGVIGTMYNKVVNKIIPTANTTPDSITLQQLFNEMNEENVDVCAMEVSSHGLIHGRTWGVDFDIAVFTNFTQDHLDFHETMEKYFYAKSLLFSQLGNGYDAKRKLAVINIDSPHGRELMTCTAQNILTYGCSDNANLQAQHITVTSKGTRFDLVYNGTCYPVTTSLIGDFNVYNILAAVGACIGLEYPLEEVIMAITTLKPVKGRFELVDNCKEAVAIVDYAHTPDGLENILQTAQKIATKKIYCVIGCGGDRDKVKRPLMANISLKYADMSIFTSDNPRTEDPIDILNDMCGHLTSDKFIQLVDRQEAIEYALAQAEPGDLVIVAGKGHENYQIMGKEKVYFDDCEMIKGFVNKESL
- a CDS encoding dicarboxylate/amino acid:cation symporter, with protein sequence MRYIKENLASIKLLTGIIIGGLLGVFFGEKMMVVEPIGQLFLNFLFMILVPLVFFSVSSSIANMEGGKRLGKIMLYTMLVFIMTAMISAIIAYLGVRIYPLIDSNHFNVESVIEQLGEVTIQKDLSMADRIVGMLSVEDFQGLFSKNNMLAVIIFSIIVGLATLNTSVDNTTFKDFLNAGNTMIMKVVDYIMYLAPIGLGCYFASSIGQLGSQLINGYARTMLLYCLISIIYFFGVMTFYAFIANGKTGIKDFWANITTPALTAIATCSSAASIPVNIEFTKKMNVADDIAETVIPLGANTHKDGSVIGGVFKIAFLFVLFGRDITTIENIIAIIFGGFFVGLVMGSIPGGGAIAETMIAVFFGFPTETVPLIMIISTIIDIPATLLNSAGNTVSAMMVQSLIERSERKKK